The [Eubacterium] siraeum genome contains a region encoding:
- a CDS encoding EamA family transporter, whose translation MMYILIALLSAFFAAITTILCKCGLRDADSDAATALRTTIVLVLSIAVVWITGEWHDLPNVTGMTLLFLILSGCATGGSWLCYFKALKTGDVNKVAPIDKSSTVLAMLMSFIFLGEQLTAYKIIAMVLIGIGTLMMSIHTGKRGSKAGRWMIFAWMSAIFAALTLILAKIGVQNVNSNLGTAIRTAVVLVMAWIVVAAKGKKNVFSGLGGKAFVFIALSAVSTAASWLCYYYALKIGDASVVVPIDKLSILAVVLFSRIFLKEKLTAMSSAGLVLIVAGTVFTIL comes from the coding sequence ATGATGTATATACTTATAGCGTTGCTTTCCGCATTCTTTGCGGCCATAACAACGATACTGTGCAAGTGCGGACTGCGTGACGCTGACTCCGATGCGGCAACGGCACTGCGTACAACGATAGTGCTTGTGCTGTCGATAGCGGTTGTGTGGATAACGGGGGAATGGCACGATCTTCCTAATGTAACGGGAATGACACTGTTGTTTCTGATACTTTCGGGCTGTGCGACGGGCGGCTCGTGGCTGTGCTATTTCAAGGCTCTGAAAACTGGCGATGTAAACAAGGTCGCACCTATCGACAAATCCTCGACCGTACTCGCTATGCTGATGTCGTTTATTTTTCTCGGCGAACAGCTAACGGCTTATAAGATCATTGCGATGGTGCTTATCGGCATCGGAACGCTGATGATGAGCATACATACCGGAAAAAGAGGGTCAAAGGCAGGCAGGTGGATGATATTTGCGTGGATGTCCGCAATATTCGCCGCACTGACCTTGATTCTTGCAAAGATAGGCGTACAGAATGTCAATTCAAATCTCGGCACTGCCATAAGAACGGCGGTCGTGCTTGTTATGGCATGGATAGTCGTAGCGGCAAAGGGCAAGAAGAATGTCTTTTCGGGGCTTGGCGGCAAGGCATTTGTGTTTATCGCACTAAGCGCCGTATCTACTGCGGCATCGTGGCTGTGCTACTATTACGCACTGAAAATCGGTGACGCATCGGTAGTCGTGCCGATAGACAAGTTGAGTATACTCGCTGTCGTGCTGTTCTCAAGGATATTCCTTAAGGAAAAGCTCACGGCGATGTCTTCTGCGGGGCTTGTGCTTATTGTTGCAGGTACGGTGTTTACGATACTGTGA
- a CDS encoding PH domain-containing protein, whose product MKLKYDEADMHTQLVKVLYPDETAMFPVYCVYNDKSFMGSAMEYGYLAVTDKGRLLMIRYDFIGDGNCGSCPLTAIKRLKIKKLLIGQYKLEFTLITDGKDYKTTVQIAPKMAFGAFPHQYANLNMLLDALRPYID is encoded by the coding sequence ATGAAGCTGAAATATGATGAAGCGGATATGCACACACAGCTTGTAAAGGTGCTGTATCCCGATGAAACCGCAATGTTCCCCGTATACTGCGTATACAACGATAAATCCTTTATGGGAAGTGCTATGGAATACGGCTATTTAGCTGTTACCGACAAGGGCAGACTGCTGATGATACGCTATGATTTTATAGGCGACGGCAACTGCGGTTCGTGTCCGCTCACCGCTATAAAGAGGCTTAAGATAAAGAAGCTCCTTATCGGTCAGTACAAGCTTGAATTTACACTTATAACGGACGGTAAGGATTACAAGACGACAGTGCAGATAGCACCGAAAATGGCTTTCGGCGCATTCCCCCATCAATATGCAAATTTAAATATGCTGCTTGACGCACTGCGCCCTTATATAGACTGA
- a CDS encoding phenylacetate--CoA ligase, with protein sequence MSFFQKDIETMPRAELEKLQLEKLKHITKYCYDNVPLYKRKFDEAGFDCTKIKALSDIQYIPYTTKSDFRDNYPFGMFATPLKNVTRLHASSGTTGKPTVVGYTKNDLDMWSDCVARLVTAAGATDEDIVQIAFGYGLFTGALGLHYGLEKIGATVVPCSSGNTEKQVMLMKDFGTTALVATPSYAMRIGEVAEEMGIGRDELKLRLGLFGSEGCTPEMRAQIEDYLHLLATDNYGMSELMGPGVSGECSLRCGMHFNEDHFLPEIINPETGEVLPEGSKGELVITTLSKEAIPVLRYRTKDITSITYEKCECGRTHARMSKPSGRSDDMLKIRGVNVFPSQIESVIMTIPQIAPHYQLVVTREGSSDRLEVKCELVDGSVLESLESLSNLQKNIRHNLKTVLGIDTKVTLVEPKTIERFEGKAKRVIDLRNK encoded by the coding sequence ATGAGTTTTTTTCAGAAAGATATTGAAACTATGCCGAGAGCCGAGCTTGAAAAGCTCCAGCTTGAAAAACTGAAGCACATAACAAAATACTGTTATGACAATGTACCACTGTACAAGAGAAAATTTGACGAGGCAGGCTTTGATTGCACAAAGATAAAGGCGCTGTCGGACATACAGTACATACCGTATACCACTAAGTCGGATTTCCGTGACAACTATCCTTTCGGTATGTTCGCAACTCCGCTCAAAAACGTAACACGTCTGCACGCTTCATCGGGTACAACCGGCAAGCCCACCGTTGTAGGCTACACAAAGAACGACCTTGATATGTGGTCTGACTGCGTTGCAAGACTTGTAACAGCCGCAGGCGCTACAGATGAAGACATAGTGCAGATTGCATTCGGCTACGGACTTTTCACGGGTGCGCTCGGTCTGCATTACGGTCTTGAAAAGATAGGTGCTACAGTAGTTCCCTGCTCATCAGGCAACACCGAAAAGCAGGTTATGCTGATGAAGGACTTCGGCACAACGGCACTTGTCGCTACCCCCTCATACGCTATGAGAATAGGCGAGGTCGCAGAAGAAATGGGTATCGGCAGAGATGAGCTCAAGCTGAGGCTCGGTCTTTTCGGCTCAGAGGGTTGCACTCCCGAAATGAGAGCGCAGATAGAGGATTATCTGCATCTGCTTGCCACCGACAACTACGGTATGAGCGAGCTTATGGGACCCGGTGTTTCGGGCGAATGTTCACTGCGTTGCGGTATGCACTTTAACGAGGATCACTTCCTCCCCGAAATCATCAATCCCGAAACAGGCGAGGTTCTCCCCGAAGGCTCAAAGGGCGAGCTTGTTATAACAACACTTTCAAAGGAGGCAATCCCAGTTCTGCGTTATCGCACAAAGGATATTACTTCTATCACCTACGAAAAGTGCGAATGCGGAAGAACTCATGCCCGTATGAGCAAGCCCTCCGGCAGAAGCGATGATATGCTGAAGATCAGAGGCGTAAACGTATTCCCCTCACAGATTGAGAGCGTTATAATGACTATACCGCAGATAGCACCCCACTATCAGCTTGTTGTTACCCGTGAGGGAAGCAGTGACAGACTGGAGGTCAAGTGCGAGCTTGTTGACGGAAGCGTGCTTGAAAGCCTTGAATCGCTGTCCAACTTACAGAAAAATATCCGCCACAATCTTAAGACGGTTCTCGGCATTGATACAAAGGTCACACTTGTTGAGCCCAAGACAATTGAACGTTTTGAGGGCAAGGCAAAGCGTGTAATCGACCTTCGCAACAAGTAA
- a CDS encoding AraC family transcriptional regulator, with protein MKYIEYREKREHGTREFPYACYRVTENFPRYNMIPHWHNECEIIYVRSGYFELFLDGHTHRIDAGCCSLIIGGSMHGGTPKDNCRYDCLVFDMAALLKSSQICTLHLQPIINHERRFITFFSADSEPAKDAKAVIDAMLEKEPGYEFTVPGRLLCMLGHIVARQEHYQSGETAASDIKKVRRFKNVISYIEQNYRKNITLEELANECGMNRNYFCRAFKEYTGKTPVEYLNYFRIESACELIASTDEKLIDIAMKCGFNDYSYFIKVFKSMKGVTPRDYCRRSF; from the coding sequence ATGAAATACATTGAATACCGAGAAAAACGTGAGCATGGCACAAGGGAATTTCCGTATGCCTGCTACAGAGTGACAGAGAATTTTCCCCGTTATAATATGATACCGCACTGGCATAACGAGTGCGAGATCATCTATGTCAGGAGCGGATATTTCGAGCTTTTTCTTGACGGTCATACACACAGGATAGACGCAGGCTGCTGTTCGCTGATAATAGGCGGAAGTATGCACGGCGGTACGCCGAAGGACAACTGCAGATATGACTGTCTTGTGTTTGATATGGCGGCTTTGCTTAAATCAAGTCAGATATGCACATTGCATCTTCAGCCGATAATCAACCACGAAAGACGGTTTATCACCTTCTTTTCCGCCGACAGCGAGCCTGCAAAAGACGCAAAGGCGGTTATAGACGCAATGCTTGAAAAAGAGCCGGGATATGAATTTACCGTACCCGGACGGCTTTTGTGTATGCTCGGTCACATTGTGGCAAGGCAGGAGCATTATCAGAGCGGAGAAACAGCGGCGAGCGATATAAAGAAGGTACGCCGTTTCAAGAATGTTATAAGCTATATCGAGCAGAATTACCGTAAGAACATAACGCTTGAGGAACTTGCGAACGAGTGCGGAATGAACAGGAATTATTTCTGCCGTGCGTTCAAGGAATATACGGGCAAGACACCTGTTGAATATCTCAATTATTTCCGTATCGAATCTGCCTGTGAACTTATCGCAAGTACCGATGAGAAGCTGATAGATATTGCGATGAAGTGCGGATTCAACGATTACAGCTATTTTATAAAGGTGTTCAAGAGTATGAAGGGCGTAACACCGAGAGATTATTGCAGGAGAAGCTTCTGA